The genomic DNA TTGCTTCTCGCAACGGACCTTGCTATATGGGCCTACGCGGTCAGCCAACAGCACGTGATCGTTACGAAAGACGAAGACTTTAAGAATATCCTCTTGCTGGCTACCGAACGAAAAACACCCGTTGTGTGGGTACGTATCAGAAATTGCTCCAATGCCGCACTCACACAGTGGTTCCAACCCCTCTTCCCTCAAATACTTGAACATCTGGAGCACGGCGAGTATTTGATCGAATTGTACTGATCGATAGTTGTGCCCCACACGCTT from Nitrospira sp. ND1 includes the following:
- a CDS encoding DUF5615 family PIN-like protein, translated to MKFLVDAQLPPALARLINSFGHPAVHVQDAQLLLATDLAIWAYAVSQQHVIVTKDEDFKNILLLATERKTPVVWVRIRNCSNAALTQWFQPLFPQILEHLEHGEYLIELY